From the genome of Cellvibrio japonicus Ueda107, one region includes:
- a CDS encoding prepilin peptidase, producing MPLFDVLALYPSFTFISALILGLLVGSFLNVVIYRLPKMMEAEWREQCQQLIYEADHLVVTESEQANISLDSTSIAKKETFNLCAPRSSCPHCGHNITALENIPIISYVFLGGKCSACKNTISLRYPSVELVTGVLSALAIAFFGATWAGLAALVLTWALIALTMIDLDTYLLPDDITLPLLWLGLIVNSFGLFTDLASAFWGAVAGYLTLWSVYQLFKLLTGKEGMGYGDFKLLAALGAWMGWQMLPQIILLSSLVGAVIGITLIIVRGRDRNIPIPFGPYLAIAGWIAFLWGDRINATYLKIFVPS from the coding sequence ATGCCACTGTTTGATGTACTTGCTTTATATCCATCATTTACCTTTATATCTGCCTTGATTTTAGGGTTATTGGTAGGCAGTTTTTTAAATGTCGTTATCTATCGACTTCCCAAAATGATGGAGGCCGAATGGAGAGAGCAATGTCAACAATTGATATATGAAGCAGACCACTTGGTTGTCACCGAATCAGAACAAGCAAATATTTCACTTGATTCTACTTCTATAGCCAAAAAAGAAACATTCAATCTGTGTGCGCCTCGCTCATCTTGTCCTCATTGCGGACACAATATCACTGCGTTGGAAAACATCCCGATCATCAGTTATGTATTTTTAGGGGGTAAATGTTCCGCCTGCAAAAATACAATCTCCCTGCGCTATCCCTCGGTTGAGCTTGTAACTGGCGTACTTTCTGCGCTAGCCATCGCGTTTTTCGGGGCAACCTGGGCAGGTTTGGCTGCATTGGTGCTTACCTGGGCACTGATCGCGTTGACCATGATTGATCTGGATACCTATCTGCTGCCTGATGACATTACCTTACCCTTGCTCTGGTTAGGGCTTATCGTAAACAGTTTTGGATTGTTTACTGATCTGGCCAGTGCTTTTTGGGGAGCGGTAGCGGGATACCTGACCCTCTGGTCTGTTTATCAGTTGTTTAAGTTGTTAACCGGTAAGGAGGGTATGGGTTATGGCGATTTCAAGTTGCTGGCCGCATTGGGCGCATGGATGGGCTGGCAAATGCTGCCGCAAATCATCTTACTGTCTTCCCTGGTAGGTGCGGTGATTGGTATTACGTTGATCATTGTGAGAGGGCGCGACCGGAATATTCCTATCCCTTTTGGCCCTTATCTGGCGATTGCGGGCTGGATTGCTTTTCTCTGGGGCGATAGGATTAACGCGACCTATCTCAAGATTTTTGTTCCTTCCTGA
- a CDS encoding type II secretion system F family protein encodes MATVSATKTASTAKNKTAAVKVKAKPSQTTNTYIYKGVDRKGSKIQGEINGTSPAIVKALLIKQGINVKSVSKKSKPLFGTSGKAIKPADIAVFSRQMATMMKAGVPLVQAFDIVADGLENPNMKSLVLEIRDDVAAGGGFAASLRKHPRYFDDLFCNLVDAGEQSGALETMLDRIATYKEKTEALKAKIKKAMTYPIAVIVVAIVVTGILLVKVVPQFAATFASFGADLPAFTLFVLHLSDLAQQWWFLGMIGIGGSFYLFKEAKLRSKKFAYLVDRYVLKLPIIGKIVYLSIMARFARTLSTTFAAGVPLIDALTSVAGAAGNRIYSDAILKVREDVSTGIQLNAALRSGNLFPTLLVQMSAIGEESGALDEMLDKVAIYYEGEVDNMVDNLTSLLEPMIISVLGILVGGLMVAMYLPIFQIGAVI; translated from the coding sequence ATGGCAACAGTATCAGCAACCAAAACCGCCAGTACTGCTAAAAACAAAACTGCAGCAGTAAAAGTAAAGGCCAAACCAAGCCAAACAACCAATACATATATCTATAAGGGTGTTGATAGAAAAGGAAGTAAAATCCAAGGAGAGATTAATGGCACAAGCCCAGCGATCGTCAAAGCCTTACTTATCAAACAAGGAATAAATGTTAAAAGTGTTAGCAAGAAATCCAAACCTTTGTTTGGGACTTCGGGTAAAGCAATCAAGCCAGCCGATATTGCTGTTTTTTCACGACAAATGGCAACAATGATGAAAGCTGGTGTCCCTTTAGTGCAAGCATTCGACATTGTTGCTGATGGCTTAGAAAATCCCAACATGAAAAGCCTTGTACTCGAGATTCGAGATGATGTAGCAGCAGGTGGTGGCTTTGCAGCTTCATTGCGTAAGCATCCCAGATACTTCGATGACCTCTTTTGCAACCTGGTAGATGCTGGTGAGCAATCTGGTGCATTGGAGACGATGCTAGATCGTATTGCTACCTATAAAGAAAAGACTGAAGCATTGAAGGCCAAAATCAAAAAGGCAATGACCTATCCAATAGCCGTAATTGTTGTGGCTATTGTTGTCACGGGGATCCTGCTCGTAAAAGTAGTTCCACAATTTGCAGCAACCTTTGCCAGTTTTGGCGCTGACTTGCCAGCTTTTACACTATTTGTGTTACACCTGTCTGATCTTGCTCAGCAATGGTGGTTCTTAGGCATGATTGGTATTGGAGGTTCCTTTTATCTCTTTAAAGAGGCAAAACTTCGCTCCAAGAAGTTCGCTTATTTAGTGGATCGCTATGTTCTAAAACTGCCAATTATTGGCAAAATTGTCTATTTATCCATCATGGCTCGATTTGCAAGAACGTTGTCCACTACATTTGCTGCAGGCGTTCCCCTAATTGACGCACTGACCTCAGTTGCAGGTGCTGCGGGAAATCGCATTTACAGTGATGCGATTTTAAAGGTACGAGAAGATGTATCTACCGGTATCCAACTGAATGCTGCATTACGCTCTGGGAATCTCTTCCCTACCTTACTAGTGCAAATGTCTGCCATTGGTGAAGAATCCGGTGCTCTGGATGAAATGTTGGATAAAGTAGCCATCTATTATGAGGGAGAAGTAGATAATATGGTGGATAACCTGACCTCTCTTCTGGAACCCATGATTATATCTGTACTAGGGATTCTCGTAGGTGGACTGATGGTAGCTATGTATTTGCCCATTTTCCAAATTGGTGCTGTTATATAA